From the genome of Colletotrichum higginsianum IMI 349063 chromosome 4, whole genome shotgun sequence, one region includes:
- a CDS encoding Alpha-1,3-glucan synthase, which produces MWFGELKALLLLGFLSRNVNGLKYDEQYVDYNLNQNKDATDPIMYEGTWEGHNHYPSPKNWRFPFYTLMLDRFVNGNPENDNANGTVLEQDITGTQLRWGGDIAGLVDTLDYLQGMGIKGIYFGGSMLINAPWNYDSYSPLDHTLLDMHFGNITEWREAIAEIHRRDMYVVFDNTMATLGDLIGFKDYLNTSAPFEPEEMEVVYKTDRHYLDWTFPTKYNETCEHFPRLYLEEGREVPQEVYDMFGGCYDGDFDQFGDTEAFGVYPDYRRQLTKFASVQDRLREWVPAVNQKLAHFSCMMIQMLDIDGFRFDKALQVTVDAQGIFSKKMRECARDVGKDNFFLPGEITGGNTMGTIYIGRGRVPEQWFKDINTAYNTTNETAQGQDIFIRDEGHQALDSAAFHYSFYRFLVIFLGMDGTGVAGYDVPSNFVEAWNEVLRSNDMINANTGQVDPRHMFGAMNQDTFRWPAIEVGHERSLMGLFITTLHLPGIPMLTWGEEQAFYVLDNTAQNYMFGRQPLASAPAWQQHGCYSMPATLYFQMPLTRAREGCRDDTVSWDHRDPSHPIRNILKHMYHLREDYPVLKDGMWLEQLSNTTEDLFYPGNSGMATTTGLFSVMRYQLGVQDLGEDLVPVWFLYHNRNVTHTYKVDCSKEEEAIVSPFTAGTTVKNLFFPHQETELETSPVKLTYAGNTGFNGCFSNITMAPFEFRAYVPKADFKNPPVGITKFVPGHDSRIESSNPTNTVPIEFQLSVKMDCDSFKDAVSFKSHTDDNSVPSIDESSIKCEDISETVSEWTAALASAWSWKANLVNVKHGVHQVTVANATVSGGGSTTNVTDRFLFRVGAQDNGIVFPHTANYSTTLLSRDDDGTIRIKHTSAGASQFRYSTNFESSWSDWAPYETETKVVKQPWSGTKDQEWKGEHVIVQYYSKLLGSSAYKVHADLDYDTPRRIPHMFAVGKFNQFGYDSGLTKALKHESESQWAWHYMDEWPNFFKFNVWGMNPDKMPDQSFIYGDVDGDNVVERLPPSSLFENAVNITAAPPKPHLAFRVVLNDATLQYQLIPQGNMWIQFVLWLLLLVVPVLSGLAAVQAFKRSFYKVKFNEHGVHDTSKFGMMIQKTRNAFMGAAGAMPLKMRSSTDLVSAAAAATAGNKRRRVLIATMEYNIDDWNIKIKIGGLGVMAQLMGKALKHQDLVWVVPCVGDVEYPVDNPAPSMYVKIMDQEYEIKVQYHIVDNITYVLLDAPVFRKQTKSEPYPPRMDDLESAIYYSAWNQCIADTCNRFPIDLYHINDYHGAIAPLYLLPKTVPVALSLHNAEFQGLWPMRTPEESKEVCKAYNLDIAIVKKYVQYGSVFNLLHAGASYLRVHQNGFGAVGVSRKYGDRSFARYPIFWGLSKVGQLPNPDPTDTADWDKNDFMNQPKIEVDPAYEAGRGDLRRQAQEWAGLNVDPDAELFVFVGRWSLQKGVDLIADIFPWVLDTYPKAQLIAIGPMIDLYGRFAALKLAKLMELYPGRVFSKPEFTALPPYIFSGAEFALIPSRDEPFGLVAVEFGRKGALGVGARVGGLGQMPGWWYTVESTKAAHLTKQFKHAIKDALETDTKTRAMMRAWSAKQRFPVAEWLEKLEKLQGGVIKAHARYGKKGLKKGNVLVKHSRASSIADPLRNDVELVDRSPAWMRQVSDYDDDATTLHTGRNTPAGMQTPMMYSSTPGSPSMSPTPVYVDSPYSSRAASPGPFGRDPQQHGRNISGNDFTHSRNFSLPGHAGQQQQQQHQHQGSDLAHSRNVSGFSMADTLPLPPPVAGLGMQQDNSSRASMLSVEDVVGDRHDYKLQQVDPFFTDSKGEFYQHFEERLKNLNAGNSISDLCIEDYLIKSEKEWFDMYLDARLGRSASPSSARGVSRSRPSSPNNGSRLSLGMFKNKSSSKLSLPLERGRGRRSGLMNSMAASDSNQAGVDTYDDRTPPDSPGSYNAQFDLPDDYVPPTGFKKYLQYRLGDWPVYAMLLALNQIIATNSYQVTLLTGEVGQAASKLYIIATIYLCSSVVWYVMSRTMPLLYPLSIPYIVYGIAFLILGFSPFAADDNGQVWLQNVATGLYAFASSSGSLAFAFNFGTDGGSTVPKWIQRLAIIQGLTQIYTLGLWAWGSLVSEAEANSVPKPTLAGSPWLLAVCGPVAILLWAVGAILFLGLPNFYREMPGPIPQLWLTLLKRKTIAWYLMAVCIQNYFLSTLFGRNWLFFFSSQHLPVWSMVVLALFFFIIVWALVLWGLAKASESHPWLFPMFAVGLGAPRWAQIWWGTSRIGVYMPWAGSIVAGAVLSRILWLWLGVLDGLQGAGIGMILMLTLTRVHVAAACVGAQVLGSIFTMLARATAPNKVGPSSVFPDISEGLGVAFANAWFWVVLFLNLFICIGYFKFFRKEQVSKP; this is translated from the exons ATGTGGTTCGGGGAACTGAAAGCGCTTCTACTACTGGGCTTCCTGTCCCGTAATGTTAATGGCCTCAAGTACGACGAGCAATATGTCGACTACAACCTCAACCAGAACAAGGATGCGACGGATCCCATAATGTACGAGGGAACATGGGAGGGCCACAACCACTACCCGTCGCCCAAGAACTGGCGGTTCCCGTTCTACACCCTCATGCTCGACAGATTCGTCAACGGCAACCCGGAAAACGACAACGCCAACGGCACGGTACTCGAGCAGGACATCACGGGCACGCAGTTGCGATGGGGCGGCGacatcgccggcctcgtcgacacGCTGGACTACCTGCAGGGCATGGGCATCAAGGGAATCTACTTTGGAGGATCAATGCTCATCAACGCGCCCTGGAACTACGACTCGTACTCGCCGCTGGATCACACGCTTTTGGATATGCACTTTGGCAACATTACGGAATGGAGAGAGGCCATTGCCGAGATTCACAGGCGCGACATG tacgtcgtcttcgacaaCACCATGGCCACCTTGGGTGACCTGATCGGCTTCAAGGATTACCTCAACACGTCGGCGCCATTCGAGcccgaggagatggaggtcGTCTACAAGACTGACCGGCATTACCTCGACTGGACATTCCCGACAAAGTACAACGAGACGTGCGAGCACTTCCCCCGTCTCTACCTCGAAGAGGGACGGGAAGTTCCCCAGGAGGTCTATGACATGTTTGGCGGCTGCTACGACGGTGACTTTGACCAGTTTGGTGACACGGAGGCCTTCGGCGTCTACCCGGATTACCGACGTCAGTTGACCAAGTTCGCCTCCGTGCAAGACCGACTGAGAGAGTGGGTGCCGGCGGTCAACCAGAAGCTGGCGCACTTCTCGTGCATGATGATCCAGATGCTGGATATCGACGGGTTCCGGTTCGACAAGGCGCTGCAGGTGACGGTCGACGCGCAGGGCATCTTCTCCAAGAAGATGCGCGAGTGCGCGCGCGACGTCGGCAAGGACAACTTCTTCCTGCCGGGCGAGATCACGGGAGGTAACACCATGGGCACCATCTACATCGGGCGCGGACGCGTCCCGGAGCAGTGGTTCAAGGACATCAACACGGCCTACAACACGACCAACGAGACGGCGCAGGGCCAGGACATCTTCATCCGCGACGAGGGCCACCAGGCGCTGGACTCGGCGGCCTTCCACTACTCCTTCTACcgcttcctcgtcatcttcctGGGCATGGACGGTACGGGTGTGGCGGGCTACGACGTGCCCAGCAACTTCGTCGAGGCGTGGAACGAGGTGCTGCGGTCCAACGACATGATCAACGCCAACACGGGGCAGGTCGACCCTCGCCACATGTTCGGGGCCATGAACCAGGACACGTTCCGCTGGCCCGCCATCGAAGTCGGCCACGAGCGCAGCCTGATGGGCCTCTTCATCACGACGCTCCACCTGCCCGGCATCCCCATGCTGACGTGgggcgaggagcaggccTTCTACGTGCTCGACAACACGGCGCAGAACTACATGTTCGGCCGTCAACCGCTCGCGTCGGCGCCCGCGTGGCAGCAGCACGGCTGCTACTCCATGCCGGCGACGCTCTACTTCCAGATGCCCCTGACGAGGGCGCGCGAGGGCTGCCGCGACGACACGGTGTCGTGGGACCACCGCGACCCGAGCCACCCGATCCGCAACATCCTCAAGCACATGTACCACCTGCGGGAGGATTACCCCGTCCTCAAGGACGGCATGTGGCTCGAGCAGCTGTCCAACACCACCGAGGACCTGTTCTACCCCGGTAACTCGGgcatggcgacgacgaccggCCTCTTCAGCGTGATGCGGTACCAGCTCGGCGTgcaggacctcggcgaggacctCGTGCCCGTCTGGTTCCTGTACCACAACCGCAACGTCACGCACACGTACAAGGTCGACTgcagcaaggaggaggaggccatcgtGTCGCCGTTCACGGCCGGCACGACGGTGAAGAACCTCTTCTTCCCGCACCAGGAGACGGAGCTCGAGACGTCGCCCGTCAAGCTCACGTACGCCGGCAACACGGGCTTCAACGGCTGCTTCAGCAACATCACCATGGCGCCGTTCGAGTTCCGCGCGTACGTGCCCAAGGCCGACTTCAAGAACCCGCCCGTGGGCATCACCAAGTTCGTGCCGGGCCACGACTCGCGCATCGAGTCGTCCAACCCGACCAACACGGTGCCCATCGAGTTCCAGCTGTCGGTCAAGATGGACTGCGACAGcttcaaggacgccgtcagCTTCAAGTCGCACACGGACGACAACAGCGTGCCGTCGATCGACGAGAGCTCCATCAAGTGCGAGGACATCTCCGAGACGGTCTCGGagtggacggcggcgctggcgtcgGCCTGGTCGTGGAAGGCCAACCTCGTCAACGTCAAGCACGGCGTGCACCAGGTCaccgtcgccaacgccaccgtctcgggcggcggctcgacGACCAACGTCACGGACCGGTTCCTCTTCCGCGTCGGCGCGCAGGACAACGGCATCGTGTTCCCGCACACGGCCAACTACTCGACCACGCTGCTGagccgcgacgacgacggcacgaTCCGCATCAAGCACACGTCGGCGGGCGCCAGCCAGTTCCGGTACTCGACCAACTTCGAGTCCTCGTGGAGCGACTGGGCGCCCTACGAGACCGAGACCAAGGTGGTCAAGCAGCCGTGGAGCGGCACCAAGGACCAGGAGTGGAAGGGCGAGCACGTCATCGTGCAGTACTACAGCAAGCTGCTCGGGTCCAGCGCCTACAAGGTGcacgccgacctcgactACGACACGCCGCGGCGCATCCCGCACATgttcgccgtcggcaagtTCAACCAGTTCGGCTACGACAGCGGGCTGACCAAGGCGCTCAAGCACGAGAGCGAGTCTCAGTGGGCGTGGCACTACATGGACGAGTGGCCCAACTTCTTCAAGTTCAACGTCTGGGGCATGAACCCGGACAAGATGCCGGACCAGTCCTTCATCtacggcgacgtcgacggcgacaacgtcgtcgagcgcctgccgccctcgtcgctcTTCGAGAACGCCGTCAACATCacggccgcgccgcccaAGCCGCACCTGGCCTTCCGCGTCGTCCTCAACGACGCCACCCTGCAGTACCAGCTCATCCCCCAGGGCAACATGTGGATCCAGTTCGTGCtctggctgctgctcctcgtcgtccccgtGCTCTcgggcctcgccgccgtccaggccTTCAAGCGCTCCTTCTACAAGGTCAAGTTCAACGAGCACGGCGTCCACGACACGTCCAAGTTCGGCATGATGATCCAGAAGACGCGCAACGCCTTCatgggcgccgccggcgccatgcCCCTCAAGATGCGCAGCTCCACCGACCTCgtgtccgccgccgccgccgccaccgccggcaaCAAGCGCCGCCGGGTGCTCATCGCCACCATGGAGTACAACATTGACGACTGGAACATCAAGATCAAGatcggcggcctgggcgtcATGGCCCAGCTGATGGGCAAGGCGCTCAAGCACCAGGACCTCGTCTGGGTCGTCCCctgcgtcggcgacgtcgagtATCCCGTCGACAACCCGGCCCCGAGCATGTACGTCAAGATCATGGACCAGGAGTACGAGATCAAGGTGCAGTACCACATCGTCGACAACATCACCTACGTCCTGCTCGACGCCCCCGTCTTCAGGAAGCAGACCAAGTCCGAGCCGTACCCCCCGCGCATGGACGACTTGGAGAGCGCCATCTACTACTCTGCCTG GAACCAATGTATCGCCGACACCTGCAACCGCTTCCCCATCGACCTGTACCACATCAACGACTACCACGGCGCCATCGCACCGCTGTACCTGCTCCCCAAGACGGTCCCCGTGGCTCTGTCTCTCCACAACGCCGAGTTCCAGGGTCTCTGGCCTATGCGCACGCCCGAGGAGAGCAAGGAGGTCTGCAAGGCGTACAACTTGGATATTGCCATTGTCAAGAAATACGTCCAGTACGGCTCAG TCTTCAACCTCCTCCACGCCGGCGCCAGCTACCTCCGCGTCCACCAGAACGGCTTCGGTGCCGTCGGTGTCTCCCGCAAGTACGGTGACCGCTCATTTGCCCGCTATCCCATCTTCTGGGGTCTGTCCAAGGTCGGCCAGCTGCCGAACCCGGATCCCACCGATACCGCCGACTGGGACAAGAACGACTTCATGAACCAGCCCAAGATCGAGGTCGACCCCGCCTACGAggccggccgaggcgatCTGAGGAGACAGGCGCAGGAGTGGGCCGGGCTCAACGTCGACCCCGATGCCGAGCTGTTCGTCTTTGTCGGCCGTTGGTCTCTGCAAAAGGGC GTCGATCTCATCGCCGACATCTTCCCCTGGGTCCTGGACACCTACCCCAAGGCCCAGCTCATCGCCATCGGACCCATGATCGACCTCTACGGACgcttcgccgccctcaagCTCGCCAAGCTCATGGAACTCTACCCCGGACGCGTCTTCTCCAAGCCCGAGTTCACGGCCCTGCCGCCTTACATCTTCAGCGGTGCCGAGTTCGCCTTGATCCCCTCGAGAGACGAGCCCTTTGGCCTCGTTGCCGTCGAGTTCGGTCGAAAGGGAGCCTTGGGCGTCGGTGCCCGCGTCGGTGGTCTCGGTCAGATGCCCGGATGGTGGTACACGGTCGAATCGACCAAGGCT GCCCATCTTACCAAGCAGTTTAAGCATGCTATAAAGGACGCTCTCGAGACGGACACCAAGACCAGGGCCATGATGCGCGCCTGGTCGGCCAAGCAGCGCTTCCCCGTCGCCGAGTggctcgagaagctcgagaagctccagGGCGGCGTCATCAAGGCGCACGCGCGGTACGGCAAGAAGGGCCTCAAGAAGGGCAACGTCCTCGTCAAGCACAGCCGCGCCAGCTCCATCGCCGACCCCCTCCgcaacgacgtcgagctcgtcgaccgcTCCCCGGCTTGGATGCGCCAGGTGtccgactacgacgacgacgccaccACCCTCCACACCGGCCGCAACACCCCGGCCGGCATGCAGACCCCCATGATGTACTCGAGCACCCCGGGGTCCCCCTCCATGTCTCCCACACCCGTCTACGTCGACTCCCCCTACAGCTCGCGCGCCGCCTCCCCGGGGCCCTTTGGTCGTGATCCCCAGCAGCACGGCCGCAACATCTCGGGCAACGACTTCACCCATAGCCGTAACTTTTCGCTCCCGGGACACgccgggcagcagcagcagcaacaacatcaacaccaggGCAGCGACCTGGCACACAGCCGCAACGTCTCTGGCTTCTCCATGGCCGACACCTtacctctcccccctcctgtggccggcctcggcatgCAGCAGGACAACTCGTCCCGCGCCTCGATGCTcagcgtcgaggacgtcgtcggcgacaggCACGACTACAAGCTGCAGCAGGTCGACCCCTTTTTCACGGACTCCAAGGGCGAGTTCTACCAGCACTTTGAGGAGCGCCTCAAGAACCTCAACGCCGGCAACTCCATCTCGGATCTCTGCATCGAGGACTACCTCATCAAGAGCGAGAAGGAGTGGTTCGACATGtacctcgacgcccgcctcggccgctccgcctctccctcgtccGCGAGGGGCGTCTCGAGgtcgcggccctcgtcgcccaaCAACGGCTCGAGGCTGAGCCTGGGCATGTTCAAGAACAAGTCGTCGTCCAAGCTGAGCCTGCCGCTCGagcgcggccgcggccggcgctCGGGACTGATGAACAGCATGGCCGCCTCCGACAGCAaccaggccggcgtcgacacgTACGACGACAGGACGCCCCCGGACTCGCCGGGCTCCTACAACGCGCAGTTCGACCTCCCCGACGACTACGTGCCCCCCACCGGCTTCAAGAAGTACCTCCAGTACCGCCTCGGCGACTGGCCCGTCTACGCCATGCTCCTGGCCCTGAACCAGATCATCGCCACCAACTCGTACCAGGTCACGCTGCTCAcgggcgaggtcggccaGGCCGCCTCGAAGCTCTACATCATCGCCACCATCTACCTGTGCTCCTCCGTCGTGTGGTACGTCATGTCGCGCACCATGCCGCTGCTCTACCCGCTGTCCATCCCCTACATCGTCTACGGCATCgccttcctcatcctcggcttctcccccttcgccgccgacgacaacggccaGGTCTGGCTGCAGAACGTCGCCACGGGCCTGTACGCCTtcgcctcctcgtccggcTCGCTGGCCTTCGCCTTCAACTTCGGCACCGACGGCGGCTCGACCGTGCCCAAGTGGATCCAGCgcctcgccatcatccaAGGGCTCACCCAGATCTACACCCTCGGCCTCTGGGCCTGGGGCAGCCTCgtctccgaggccgaggccaacaGCGTGCCCAAGCCCACGCTCGCCGGCTCGCCCTGGCTCCTCGCCGTCTGCGGGCCCGTCGCCATCCTGCTCtgggccgtcggcgccatcctGTTCCTCGGCCTGCCCAACTTCTACCGCGAGATGCCGGGCCCCATCCCCCAGCTCTGGCTGACGCTGCTCAAGCGCAAGACCATCGCCTGGTACCTCATGGCCGTCTGCATCCAGAACTACTTCCTCAGCACGCTCTTCGGCCGCAACtggctcttcttcttctcgtcccaGCACCTGCCCGTCTGGAGCAtggtcgtcctcgccctcttcttcttcatcatcgtctgGGCCCTCGTCCTCTGGGGTCTGGCCAAGGCCAGCGAGAGCCACCCGTGGCTGTTCCCCATgttcgccgtcggcctcggcgccccgCGCTGGGCCCAGATCTGGTGGGGCACCTCGCGCATCGGCGTCTACATGCCGTGGGCCGgcagcatcgtcgccggcgccgtcctcaGCCGTATCCTGTGGCTCTggctcggcgtcctcgacggcctccagggcgccggcatcggcatGATCCTCATGCTGACGCTGACTCGCgtccacgtcgccgccgcctgcgtcGGCGCCCAGGTCCTCGGCTCCATCTTCACCATGCTCGCCCGCGCCACGGCGCCCAACAAGGTCGGCCCTTCGTCCGTCTTCCCGGACATCagcgagggcctcggcgtcgccttTGCCAACGCCTGGTTCTGGGTCGTCCTGTTCCTCAACCTGTTTATCTGCATTGGTTACTTCAAGTTCTTTAGAAAGGAGCAGGTTAGCAAGCCTTAA
- a CDS encoding homogentisate 1,2-dioxygenase: MPVTTFDFDEKYRYQVGFDSHLESEAVPGSLPIGQNSPQKPPHGLYAEKLSGTAFTAPRHDNKQAWLYRILPSCAHPPYTPTSAPSPETQAQPSKLRYIPNQLRWDPFDHDDAKHWDFVAGMRLVAGAGDPTLKQGIGMYVYAAGRSMDDTAAFYSADGDLLIVPQEGPLDIRTEFGWLLVRPLEIAVIPRGVKYQVRLPSGPARGYALELYQGHFTLPELGPIGTNGLANARDFQVPVACFSEDFGATAHEGGDGDNTYTVTVKFNNDYFETKQRHTPFDVVAWHGNYYPYKYDLGRFNTIGTISYDHPDPSIFTVLSAPSGVPGTAIADFVIFPPRWLVAEDTFRPPYYHRNTMSEFMGLITGGYDAKRGGSGGFVPGGASLHNTMSGHGPDAESAEGARNAADLKPAKVGAGSCAFMFESCAMVGVTEWGLRTCKKVQEGYSEESWGGVPVHWTRPEGASSEGHLLK; encoded by the exons ATGCCCGTCACAACATTCGACTTTGACGAGAAGTACCGCTACCAGGTCGGCTTCGACTCCCATCTCGA ATCCGAAGCCGTCCCCGGATCTCTCCCTATCGGCCAGAACTCGCCACAAAAACCGCCTCACGGCCTctacgccgagaagctctCAGGCACAGCCTTCACGGCGCCTCGGCACGACAACAAGCAGGCCTGGCTCTACCGCATCCTCCCCTCGTGCGCCCACCCGCCCTACACGCCCAcctcggccccgtcgccCGAGACCCAGGCCCAACCCTCGAAGCTGCGCTACATCCCTAACCAGCTGCGCTGGGATCCCTTCGACCACGATGACGCCAAGCACTGGGacttcgtcgccggcatgcgcctcgtcgccggcgccggcgacccgACCCTGAAGCAGGGCATCGGCATGTATGTCTACGCCGCTGGCAGGAGCATGGACGACACCGCCGCCTTCTActcggccgacggcgacttGTTGATCGTCCCACAAGAAGGCCCGCTCGATATCCGCACCGAGTTCGGCTGGCTCCTCGTCCGCCCCCTCGAGATCGCCGTCATCCCCCGCGGCGTCAAGTACCAGGTCCGCCTCCCCTCCGGCCCGGCGAGGGGCTACGCCCTCGAGCTGTACCAGGGCCACTTCACCCTGCCCGAGCTGGGACCCATCGGCACCAACGGTCTCGCCAACGCCCGCGACTTCCAGGTGCCCGTGGCCTGCTTCTCCGAGGACTTTGGCGCCACGGCccacgagggcggcgacggcgacaacacctacaccgtcaccgtcaagTTCAACAACGACTACTTCGAGACCAAGCAGCGCCACACCCccttcgacgtcgtcgcctgGCACGGCAACTACTACCCCTACAAGTACGACCTCGGCCGCTTCAACACCATCGGCACCATCTCGTACGACCACCCTGACCCGTCCATCTTCACCGTcctctcggcgccctcgggcgtgcccggcaccgccatcgccgacttcgtcatcttcccgccgcgctggctcgtcgccgaggacacCTTCCGCCCGCCCTACTACCACCGTAACACCATGTCCGAGTTCATGGGCCTCATCACCGGCGGCTACGACGCCAAGCgcggcggctccggcggcttcgtccccggcggcgcGAGCCTGCACAACACCATGAGCGGCCACGGCCCGGACGCCGAGAgcgccgagggcgcgcgcaacgccgccgacctgaAGCCGGCCAAGGTTGGCGCCGGCAGCTGTGCCTTCATGTTCGAGAGCTGTGCCATGGTCGGCGTCACCGAGTGGGGGCTGCGGACGTGCAAGAAGGTACAGGAGGGCTACAGCGAGGAGAGCTGGGGCGGCGTGCCGGTGCACTGGACGAGGCCCGAGGGGGCGTCATCCGAAGGCCATTTGTTGAAATGA